The genomic region CATCATTATGTCTATTCCCCATATCACAACAGCCAGCTTCGGAACCCACATCCCCATCCTTCATGTCCGCCGTTTTTTTCAATATTGCATTTGTGTTTTCAAGATCCCCCTTTTTTTTGTGCGACTCTTCCTCTTCCGACACTGATGTTTCATTGTCTGCCCGTTCAGTCGTTGGTGTTCTGTTTCCCCATTCCGGTGACCGGCCGTCGTCCTCCCACATGTTCCATGTTACATCTGCCTCCGAGATCCATATTTCTACAGGTTCCCCGTCCCATATGAAGAACTTTCAGGGTGATAAAATTCTTTTTTTATCCGTCGGCAAAGTAACGAATCATGGGTGAAATTCCGTGACAAAAGTCGGGTGTAAATAAAAGATATCACCGGTGAATAAAAATTGTATTTCTGTTGGTGAATTTTAtgttggaaattttgtgaaaataatatttttcacaaatatagaaaaatgattttttcctattttggactagaaataaatataataaaatgagcgggttttatgtatttatttgtgggtttgtgttctatgttgtaagagcttcgcaacgaactaaaccacgtccaaaatggagttaagatgaatgagatatcgatgctcaaagtttggtgtttgaaacttgaatgctgaaataagtgggaaagtggcaccttttcccacatcggatgagaaattgaacttaaaggggtatttaagtgggatctctccatccttattgtggAGCACCCTAACCcgcactcgcacacgcgcgcATGGcttgggcgatgaggcgcaatgtgacgctttgatggcgcacgctcgcatcgccgcgagccgcttgagagccgcctttgtatttttaacCGCGTGCACGTGGTGGAACAAGGGCTGCAAGGACCAGGTGGTTGGTAACGTGGGATGAATGCGCATGACCCTGGTGGGTCCGCGCGCagtggcgcatgacgtggcagtcatgcgcgcAAGTACACATGGCACAAAGGCGCGCGGTTGCGCGCAATGTTTTCATAACCGGACCGGAAGACGAACCGGATGCCTTACTGGTCCACTGGTCGGACCGGTCCGACCGGTCGAACCAGATTTAAGGACCGGATAAtctaacacataacataaataaaattATTAATATGGAGAATACAGTAAAGTATGTtttataacttaaaaatctttAATGTATATAGTTTGGTATTTATATAATATCAATTTGAAACGCATGTTGGCATCAAGGGTTGTATTATATGTTCATGGGTTGTACTTAACCTATGTTGATATCAAGGGTTGTACCATAAGTTTGATGAGTTGTACTtatatttttgttcttttatcTTTAAAATGTAAAACATATAAAGTGATTGGTTAGAATCACTTTTAACCCATACAAATTTTTTGTATTATGTTTTGGTGAAAtttaattttgcgagttaacatgctACAACGTGCGTGTATGATTCAATGTTTTTACGCGTAGTTTTCCTATACAACAAGCCGTCACAACGCGCGGTTCTAGAATAACTTAGTTATTGTTTCCTATGTTTTACATTTAGAGTGATTGGTTCAACATTGTTTCATCGTCTACTTTTCGTTTGGTTTTATATTtcattttttatttctttttttacaCGAACCTTTTTGGTGTTGATGGTCGTTCACGGTGATATAATATTGGAGCTACTTAGCACGGTTTTACGCCTCCACCACAACATGGGGgtatataatttgcaacatatttaTGCATTATGATTTGTCACATAATTCTTAGTGGGTTGTATCCACTAAAGAAAAAATTGTATTTCATTTAAGTACTATAaataattttgtgagttaacacggcgcaacgtgcgtgtgtggttaatTGATTTTACGTCGTTTATTTTTTCCGTTTGACAGGTTAATCGTAACGCTCggatcctagatcgacttagttatttttttatatgttttacgtttcgttttaatTTATTCGTATTAACACGCTGCAACTTCATTGTTGGTGGTCGCTGATAGTAATGTGGCATTGGTGTTCGACCATGCCGCAACACGGGGGTCGTTAATACTAGTTGTtttttaaattaatcatggttCCATACAATTTAATACTAGTTATAGATGTATAAATTTAAAGTGTATTAAAAAGTCTAAGCCATatctaaaataaaataatatctACAAATCAGATTTATTATCCATATTTTGTAAAAGAAGGTCATATCCCGGGCATTATATTAATCTAGTGTGTTGAGGCCTTTAAAAAAAGCCCACACAAGGAAAATTAGGTTTTTAAGTGTTTAACCTATTCCTCTTTTCAGTAGCCGACTTCTCCATCATCTTCATCATATCTTCATTCTACATCTTAGAATTCTAATTTTCCATAACCACACTCCATACTACATGGCTCCACTCTTCTTTTGCTTTTCTTTCTAAAGATGCAAGCTAAAGATTTTCATAAAAGGAAGATTCGATTTTAAATTGATGAAGATTCGATTTTAAAGCTGACCGGCCCGACCAGACCATACGTGACCCAACGGCCCGACCGCCGGCTCTCGGCCCGATCACCGGGCGAATGCTGAAACGGTTTAACAAGCAGAACCGGCCCGGTGTGCACTCCGGAACCCGGCCGGACTGGTCCGACCGGCCGGCCCGgtccggtttttaaaacattggttgcGCACATGGTGCATGGGCACTGAGgtgacgtgcgcggcgcacctaagtgagccaaaacggcgcgactgtgtggcgtgctcgtagaggctaccaggtgacgtggcgcacgcgcgtAGGTGCGCATGAGACTaaggcgcacgcgcgcatggcagtgagccaaatggacgcaccGCGAATGAGCGTGCAGACCTGCACGCACGCACCAAGGCGGcttgcgcgcgcgcgcgcagaagcttgcAGCAGTAGTTAATGCAGTGCAGTTACGGTTCAGCATTCgaaactgacgaagttaatgcgtttgactgagaatttaatgacgaattaaagtgcattgaagacgtttaatgcagcTTAATTCACCCATTAAATTCgtttttcagtttcttcaagTTTAACTAGTATAAATAGGGTGGTACCCCTGTTGAAGAACGACACCAAATTAACCAGCTCTAATTTTTCTCTCTCACAGAATTCTTCATCTTCTCTCAAGAAGcaaggtacaccttcgggttggagttaagaccggcagtgcaactgcttgcggctgttgtatcctggaaacaaacgtgttctcctgggagacacgaaatttgttttaagggacccgtgtctaacacgatcctcagccaagaacagtTTCGTCTGTTCGAGTTTTCTAttcttgtatttctatttttcagttgtaattgtattGTACTTCTATTTTATTCTGTAATTGTTTCTGTTGTTCAAGTTAATAaagtatttttatttattttacacgaacggattcctacaatcttaaaacaaattttttaaAACACCGTTCGTGTAGAATCTCAAACATATTCTGCTGTGAATTCAAACCAGTTttgaattcatacagttgtgtttttaAAAAACAGATTTTCTTCCTGTTTTGATTCAAAGTAGCGACTTTGTCAAAACAGATtctgcttctactcctttctgtcgCTGAAGTTCTAAAAATCCTACTGTTGTAGTCTTCAAAGTTAGACTTAGAAGCTACACGGCTGAATTTTTTGAACtcctaataataataaagtagcgtccttattattttgaaaacagaatttaacttgttttcttgaaacttttCAGAATGTCGACTGAAAATGTGAACACGAGCAACACTAATGTTGTCGTTGGAACCCCTGCCAACACTGTGAGAGCGTCCACGGTGGCAAATCATGCTGAACGACctgagaagttctcgggtctccacttcaaaaggtggcaacagaagatgttcttctacttgaccaccatgaaccttgcgaggttcttgactgaaaccgctccccaacctgcggaaggggagaccgatgctcaggctctgagcgcggtagaGGCGTGGAAGCATTCGGACTTTATATGTCGAGGCTATGTTCTCAACGGTCTCTCGGATGCActgtataatgtgtactataatatcaagacttccaaagaattatgggagtccTTGGATAAAAcgtacaaaacggaggatgcgggaacaaagaaatttgttgtcgcccGTTTCTTGGACTTCAAGATGGTTAATAACAAGACTGttatgaaccaagtccaagagttACAGATTATACTTCATGACATCCACGCTGAGGGTATGGTACTCAGCGAGACgtttcaagtggcagccatgattgagaaattacctcctacttggttggattttaagaattatcttaaacacaagtGGAAGGAAATGACGATTGAGGAACTTGTCGTCCGTCTTCGTACAGAAGAGGACAACAGGGTGGCCCAAAAAGGCATCATTTTGCAAGCTTCGACTAAGGCAAACATGGTGGAAGTTGGGGAGTCCTCAAAGGGCAAGAAGGGCAAGGGTAAAAACAACaacaaagggaaagcaaaggtCAACAACCTTGGACCTAAAAAGGGGGTTGTGAAAAAAAAAGTCTGCGCCTTTCCAAGGTACTTGGTACAATTGTAACGAGACGGGGCACcgtgctaaccaatgcaagaaacttAAGCGTGagcgtgagcgtgcgcacatggttGATGAGGATGGTATGCCTCTGATTGAAATGATAACCGAGGAAGCGGCTATGATTGAAGAAGTCAACGCGATGGGTGAAAACCCAAAAGGATGGTTCGTTGACACGGGTGCAACCCGCCATGTTTGTGGAGATAAGGCTCTTTTCTCTACATTCAAGGAAGCGTCGGGTGAAGAAAAGCTTTATATGGGAAATAAAGTTACCGCAAGCATCAAGGGGGAAGGCACTGTCATCCTGAAGATAACGTCTGGCAAGGAGCTTACTTTGACCAACGTGCTTTATGTCCCAGAGATAAGGAAGAATCTCGTGTCGGGATGgatgctcaacaagtttggatttcgtctAGTGTTTGAATCGGACAATTTTGTTCTTTCTAGACGTGGAATGTTTGTTGGAAAGGGCTATGCCCTTAAtggaatgtttaaaatgaatgtaATGGTTGTGAACCAAAACAAGAAAATGAATGAAAGTTGTTCTTCTACTTACATGATTGAGTCTTCTAAtgtttggcatggtagactaggacatgtaaattttaattcattacgacgtttaattaaattaaacttaataccaacattccatatcgagtccaatcacaaatgcgagacatgtgttgaatccaaacttacgagatcatcgtttaaatcggttgaacgaataaccgaaccccttgatttaattcataccgatgtgtgtgatttaaaagcggttcccacgcgtggaggaaataagtacttcatcacgtttattgatgattgtaCGAAATATTGCTACGTGTATTTACTTAAGAGTAAAGACGAAGCAATAGAAAAGTTTATCTTGtacaaaaatgaagttgagaatcaacttaaaaagaagataaaagctttgagaagcgatcgaggaggtgaatatgttgcaccttttgcggatttatgcgcaaaaagtggcattgtacatgagtgtacacctccttattctccacaatcaaacGGCGTtgcggaacgaaagaaccgcacattgaaagaaatgatgaatgccatgTTGATAAGCTTGGGAGTGAACCGAGAAATGTGGGGGGACGCCATTCTCTCGGCCaactatcttttgaacaagatacctttgaaaaatagggacgaaactccatatgagttatggagaaAAAGGAAGCCTTCGTACAAATAAtggaaagtgtgggggtgcctagctaaGGTGATTATACCAcatcctaaggctcttaggataggacccaaaactgttgattacattttcattggatatgcacatcaaagtagtgcgcatcgttttcttgtacatgagtccaagaatcccgATGTACATAAACACACTATCATGGAGGTAAATCCTAACATCGTCTCAtattttgaaaatgtgtttcctatgTTAGGACAAACACATGCGACTTCATCAACGGTGGCtaatgaagcaggtccaagttcatctacatggttagatgaaccaggtccaagttcatctacatgggtagatgaagcaggtccgagttcGTTTACGAGGTTAGATAAAACTCATGAACGACCCGAGGTCGAGGAGGGTGAGCTTAGACGAAGTAAACGacaaagggttgaaaaatcctttggCCTAGACTTCAtgagctatatggttgagggtgAGCCCAATACTTACCGCGAAGCGGTTACCTCCGCGGAAGGACCTCAATGGCAAGAAGCAATTaagaatgaaattgattctatattgcaaaatcatacttgggagttagtagatcttccacctggttgcaaaccacttggatatcgatggatattcaaaaggaagatgaaagctgacggaagtattgataaatacaaggaaaggttagtgatcaaaggatttagacaaaaggagggtctagattactttgatacttactcgcctgttacgcgaataacctctataagattggttcttgcaattgcggctctaagaaatttggaagttcaccaaatggatgtaaagaccgtatttctaaatggcgatttagaaaaagaaatttacatggaacaACCCGAGGGTTTTTCCGCCCCTGGTAACGAGGGCAAAGTATGTAAAttggtcaagtctttgtatggcttgaagcaagctccaaaacaatggcaccaaaagtttgatcaagTCATggttgacaatggtttcaaaataaatgagtgcgacaagtgtgtttattttaaagacacaccaagaggttatgtgattttatgtctttatgtagacgatattcttatcattgggagtgatgataaAATGATCAACTCAACGaaagacatgttgaaagcgaggtttgacatgaaagacatgggtctcgcggatgtgattcttggagttaAAATCACTAGAACCCAAAATGGTCTTGTGTTGAGTCAATCTCACTACGTGGACAAGATCCTTGGGAAATTCAATTCGGATGATACGAGTGTAGCTCGAACTCCAATTGATAACACCCAACGCCTAAGGAAGAATAGAGGCGAGAGTGTTTCTCAGTTAGAgtactcaaggatcattggtagtctcatgtatctaatgacatgtactagacccgacttagcATATGCAGTAagcaggctaagtagatacaccagtaatccgagcgaggatcattggaaagctatcacgagggtgcttagatacataagatacagaagagactatggattgcattatacccgtgatccagaagtgatcgaaggatacactaacgcaaactggatatcggatataaAGGATCACAGATCCACAAGTGGTCACGTGTTTACACTTGCGGGCGTGGCTATAGCTTGGAAGTCTTCCAAGCAAACGGTTATAGCGAGATCCACGATGGAATCCGAATTCGTCGTTTAAGATAAAAGCAGGGAAGAGGCGGagtggctacgtcaatttgtggaagatattccaagatggccaaagccgttGACGGCGATCTGCATAGATTGTGACAATCAGTCTGCTCTTGCTAGAGCACAAAGtatgatgtacaatggcagatcaaggcacattcgacgtagacacaacacggtacgacaacttatctcaacgggtgttatctcagttgactacgtgaggtcaaatgagaacattgcggacccgttaacaaaaggcttaagcacagATAAGGTATATAGgttgtcaagaggaatgggactaaagcccataGATGAAAGGAATATGAGGaaaacctaacctag from Helianthus annuus cultivar XRQ/B chromosome 10, HanXRQr2.0-SUNRISE, whole genome shotgun sequence harbors:
- the LOC110882835 gene encoding uncharacterized protein LOC110882835 — protein: MVDEDGMPLIEMITEEAAMIEEVNAMGENPKGWFVDTGATRHVCGDKALFSTFKEASGEEKLYMGNKVTASIKGEGTVILKITSGKELTLTNVLYVPEIRKNLVSGWMLNKFGFRLVFESDNFVLSRRGMFVGKGYALNGMFKMNVMVVNQNKKMNESCSSTYMIESSNVWHVSSSPASINRVVPLLKNDTKLTSSNLSLSQNSSSSLKEQGTPSGWS